CGAGTTCCCGCAGTAAATCCGCTAGTTCTTTGATGAACTCCGAGCCATACATCAGCTCGGACAAGATTACCCACTGCTGTGACAGAGTCACGTGCCTTCAACCTCCTTCATCATGATCACTCGCAGGCCTCCTGTTGCTGCGTCCTCCGGAATAAAATCCGGAGCTATCCAGAGAAACTTACCCCCAAGCCGGTAGTAGAAGGCCAAGAGCGGGTCGAGGCAAAGTTCGCGATCAGTAGGAAAGGGCCCTCCCGCGAGATGTCGATCTATCGCCTCCTTGAACGCGGGCCTTTGTCTAATCCCTTCTCTTGGGCTTCCATTGTAGGAGGCCGGCCTCCCGTCAGCTATTCCAAGGATGCAACCATCCGACTTAATTCGACCAAGCATAGCTTGCGCCAGTAATACTGCTGTGCGGGCATTGCGATACTTATCCTGCACGTTGAGGTTGTAGACGAAGGCACAATCATGGCTGGTCTCCATCGGCATCGTCGAGAACTCCCCAAAGTTTCTGGAAAATGCTTTGGGATCACTCGGATAAAACCGGGAGTAGGAAAAGCAGATTTTCCCAACCAGCTCCCCGTCCAGTCTGGCCCCAAGCATGATGTGTCCAAGGCGCAGCCGCTGCTCGATCAGCTCACGGCTGGCGCGCAGATAGGGCGGGAACGACAGGTTCTCGTCTTCGAGGATTTCGTCCAAATCCTCGAAAGACAACTCGACTATCATCGTGTCCATAATGTCTCGCCTCCTTTGGATTCTTCGAAACAAAAAATTATCCCTCCGTCTTGGCAGGATGTCAATAATTTGCACAGGGATTTTGTTAGTGATATCCTTTAATCGAGATTGTTTTATTAAAATGTTGTCAAAGTTTTTCACAAATAAGTTATGAACTTACAGGCAATTTTAGAGGAATTCGGGCTTTCCAAACGCCAGGCCAGCGTCTATCTGGCAAATTTGGAGTTGGGAGAGGCGAGTGTTGCTCAAATTGCCGAAAAAGCTCAAATCGAGCGTACTGGCACCTACTACGTTATAGAATCGCTGTGCGGCAAAGGCCTTATCGTCGAGATTGAGCGAGGCAAAAAAGATTTTTTTGTCGCCATCGAGCCAAAAGAGCTGCTATCAATTGCAAAAAGAAGAGAAAAGTTGATATTAGAACACCTGCAGGAATTTGAGGCCTTTTCGAATATCTCCTCGGAGAAACCTCATGTCCGCCTTTACACCGGAATCAACGGAATAAAAACGGTTTTTTTAAAAACAATTGAGAAACCAAAAATACAGATGCTGGGCTTTTCACCCTACAGAACAGCCGAGAAAACCGCCTGGTACAACGGCAAAGAGTATGTGGAATGGGGTTTGGACTATATCAGGAAACGAGCCTCCAGAAGGATTTTCGCTCGCACCATCGCTGAAGATACACCGGAATCACAAGCGCGCAAGGGGAGAGACGCTGAAGAACTGCGGGAAACACGTCTGGTTCCACACGATAAATTCCTGTTCACCAACGAAATAGCCATCCTCGACGATTGGGTCGCGGTAATTTCATACAAAGAGATGGCTGCGCTTGTAATTGAATCAAAAGAATTTACTAAAACAATGAGATCAATTTTTGAACTAGCATGGGATGGAGCGGAAAAATATTTGTAGCCCAACGGATATTTCAGTTAATAATTTTTGACTTGCAATTTTGATTTTTGAGCTATTTAAGTTGGAGCGCGTCTCCAATTTTTATATTATTTTGAGAAACTATACCCGCCTTAAGTTCCAGAACCTCATTTATATCCGAATCCGGAACATAATTCGTAAGCTTATCTTCTGGCTCAACCGGAACATTTTCAACGATGCCTTTTACAATCCAGTCCTTCATCCAGACAATATCGATTGGAAATTTCATCCCCTTCATCCAGAATGAGGGTTTGCCATAATTGTCAAAATAAAACAGCATCCCCTCATTGTCTTTTATATGATCGAATGCGGACAATCCCATTTCGCGTTCAATTTGAGTCCTTGCCTCATAAACACTAAGCTCATGCCCCGAGATCACGATATCACGTTTGTTTAATTCGGTTTCGGCAATATTTTTAGGAGTCCTGATTTTCAAAAGAACAAAAGCAA
This DNA window, taken from Patescibacteria group bacterium, encodes the following:
- a CDS encoding helix-turn-helix domain-containing protein; translation: MNLQAILEEFGLSKRQASVYLANLELGEASVAQIAEKAQIERTGTYYVIESLCGKGLIVEIERGKKDFFVAIEPKELLSIAKRREKLILEHLQEFEAFSNISSEKPHVRLYTGINGIKTVFLKTIEKPKIQMLGFSPYRTAEKTAWYNGKEYVEWGLDYIRKRASRRIFARTIAEDTPESQARKGRDAEELRETRLVPHDKFLFTNEIAILDDWVAVISYKEMAALVIESKEFTKTMRSIFELAWDGAEKYL
- a CDS encoding DUF192 domain-containing protein; translated protein: MLSIVAFVLLKIRTPKNIAETELNKRDIVISGHELSVYEARTQIEREMGLSAFDHIKDNEGMLFYFDNYGKPSFWMKGMKFPIDIVWMKDWIVKGIVENVPVEPEDKLTNYVPDSDINEVLELKAGIVSQNNIKIGDALQLK